A section of the Petrimonas sulfuriphila genome encodes:
- a CDS encoding winged helix-turn-helix domain-containing protein encodes MIEKIGTNAGKVWTLLDEAGTQNVKDLKKSSKLTDKDLYAALGWLAREGKVALVEDGKELFVSLI; translated from the coding sequence ATGATAGAAAAAATTGGGACCAATGCCGGTAAAGTCTGGACATTGCTGGACGAGGCCGGAACACAAAACGTAAAAGATCTGAAGAAGTCTTCAAAATTGACGGATAAAGATCTTTATGCTGCTCTTGGCTGGTTAGCCAGAGAAGGAAAGGTAGCGTTGGTGGAAGACGGAAAAGAATTATTCGTTTCGCTGATATAA
- the coaE gene encoding dephospho-CoA kinase (Dephospho-CoA kinase (CoaE) performs the final step in coenzyme A biosynthesis.) yields MIKLGVTGGIGSGKSVVCDVFRLHDIPVFDADREAKKLNDTSPVIREKLINNFGPDLYQGNKLDRKKLANLIFNNAENLRITNAIIHPELAKYFEKWVDQRKHHAVIAIDAAVLYEAGFQSLLDKTIVVMAPLETRIERAAKRDRLSKEQITARANSQMNDEEKAGLADFIIHNDGRHSLLEQVAQILQDISTLY; encoded by the coding sequence ATGATAAAGCTAGGAGTTACTGGTGGGATCGGAAGTGGAAAATCGGTTGTCTGCGATGTGTTCCGACTTCACGATATCCCTGTTTTTGATGCCGACCGGGAAGCCAAAAAGCTGAACGACACCTCTCCCGTAATCCGTGAAAAACTGATCAACAACTTCGGCCCGGACCTTTACCAGGGTAACAAGCTCGACCGCAAAAAACTGGCAAACCTTATTTTCAATAATGCAGAAAATCTTCGTATAACAAACGCTATTATACATCCCGAGCTGGCAAAATATTTCGAAAAATGGGTGGATCAACGAAAACACCATGCTGTTATTGCCATTGATGCAGCCGTTTTGTACGAAGCAGGATTCCAATCGTTGCTGGATAAGACCATAGTCGTAATGGCTCCTTTGGAAACACGCATTGAAAGAGCGGCAAAAAGGGACCGTCTCTCCAAAGAACAAATAACGGCACGCGCCAACAGTCAAATGAATGACGAAGAAAAAGCAGGACTGGCCGACTTTATCATCCATAACGATGGACGGCATTCCCTTTTGGAACAGGTTGCCCAAATCCTACAAGATATTTCAACCCTTTATTAA
- a CDS encoding YbbR-like domain-containing protein, which yields MDLASTKNRWIAKIRSFFSRLNWKNILLFFGFFILAFIFWLMLFFQRDIEATYKIPLKYTNIPDDVVFDAVLPDDIEIRVADKGSEIFRYTFTLKDSIEINIAKYKEERINNLQGTELMQLIRKKLSQSTNLKAYYPINISLVTSKLQKKELKVVFDGVIATSRSNLVADSATFLPGTVIAYGSQSQLAEISSAVTEYTLFNNLKATSQLKVKIMPVSGVKFIPDEVELYIPVLEYTERKFEVPVTARNVPDNIDVKFFPSQTEVSFSVTLEEYKKIAPEDFEVELDYKKFFKNEDGRVDLELSASPSPIRNVKLSPSSVEFLLESR from the coding sequence ATGGATTTGGCATCAACCAAGAATAGATGGATTGCGAAGATACGATCGTTCTTTTCCAGATTAAACTGGAAGAACATTCTTCTTTTTTTCGGATTCTTCATTCTGGCTTTTATTTTTTGGTTGATGTTGTTTTTCCAACGCGACATTGAGGCTACCTATAAAATACCGCTGAAGTACACAAATATCCCTGACGATGTGGTTTTTGATGCTGTATTGCCTGACGATATTGAAATACGAGTTGCCGACAAAGGTTCGGAAATATTCCGATACACCTTTACCTTGAAGGATTCTATTGAAATTAATATCGCCAAGTACAAAGAGGAACGGATCAATAACCTGCAGGGGACTGAACTAATGCAACTCATCCGGAAAAAATTATCCCAGAGCACAAACCTCAAAGCCTACTACCCCATAAACATATCGCTGGTTACCTCTAAGCTTCAAAAGAAAGAACTGAAGGTAGTTTTCGACGGGGTTATCGCTACCAGCCGCAGTAATCTGGTGGCAGACAGCGCTACATTTCTGCCCGGAACCGTAATAGCTTACGGTTCTCAAAGCCAGTTAGCTGAAATTTCGTCAGCTGTAACCGAGTATACCCTGTTCAACAACCTGAAAGCTACCTCGCAACTGAAAGTAAAAATTATGCCTGTGAGCGGAGTCAAGTTCATACCCGACGAGGTAGAACTTTATATCCCCGTTTTGGAGTATACGGAAAGAAAATTTGAAGTTCCCGTCACGGCAAGAAATGTTCCGGATAATATCGACGTGAAGTTTTTCCCATCGCAAACAGAAGTATCGTTCTCGGTAACTCTGGAAGAATACAAGAAAATTGCCCCAGAGGATTTTGAGGTTGAACTGGATTACAAAAAATTCTTCAAAAACGAGGATGGACGCGTAGACCTGGAATTATCGGCAAGCCCTTCGCCCATACGTAACGTCAAGCTATCGCCCTCGTCGGTAGAGTTCCTTTTAGAAAGCAGATAA
- the yajC gene encoding preprotein translocase subunit YajC has translation MDILLQAATGAGGGMGTSLLMMVAIIAVFYFFMIRPQQKKQKDVQKAREAMKVGDKVVTAGGIHGRIKEIGETWFLVEVADGVKLKFEKTSVFASSSDVTTP, from the coding sequence ATGGATATTTTATTACAAGCAGCTACAGGCGCAGGCGGAGGAATGGGAACATCGCTATTGATGATGGTGGCTATCATTGCCGTATTTTATTTCTTCATGATCCGCCCGCAACAGAAAAAACAAAAAGACGTGCAGAAGGCTCGCGAAGCCATGAAGGTGGGCGACAAAGTGGTTACTGCCGGCGGTATTCACGGACGCATAAAAGAAATTGGCGAAACCTGGTTTCTGGTAGAGGTAGCCGATGGTGTAAAATTAAAATTTGAAAAAACATCGGTTTTTGCCTCTTCATCCGATGTGACTACACCTTAA
- the nusB gene encoding transcription antitermination factor NusB, with the protein MINRILIRTRIVQIVYAWYQNTNKDLRTAEKELLFGLQKSYDLYYYLLLLMVELTKAYDARVEAKRNKYLPTDEDLNPNTRLIENKFIGQLSQNHQFNKYLNERPMSWREHDAFVKNLLDEIIASDIYAEYANETKTDYNDDREFWRKIFKQFILDNEKLEEILEDESIFWNDDIEIVQTFVMKSIRQFSEENGENQRLLPMFKDDEDRQFALKLLHDTILNEQKYRQLIETHSEKWDFDRIAFMDMIIMQIALAEIHTFETIPTSVSLNEYIEIAKSYSTPKSGTFVNGILDAIVADLRKNNIIFKH; encoded by the coding sequence ATGATTAATCGAATTTTAATTCGTACCCGGATAGTACAGATTGTTTACGCCTGGTATCAGAATACGAATAAAGATTTACGTACAGCCGAAAAAGAACTTCTGTTCGGATTACAAAAATCCTACGATCTTTATTACTACCTCCTTTTGTTAATGGTTGAGCTGACAAAAGCTTACGACGCCCGCGTAGAAGCCAAGCGGAACAAGTATCTTCCTACGGATGAGGATTTAAATCCCAACACCCGGTTGATCGAAAACAAGTTTATAGGGCAACTTTCGCAAAACCATCAGTTCAACAAGTACCTAAATGAGCGCCCCATGTCTTGGAGAGAACATGATGCGTTTGTAAAGAACCTGCTCGACGAAATCATCGCATCCGATATTTATGCTGAATATGCCAACGAAACAAAAACGGATTACAACGACGACAGGGAGTTTTGGCGAAAAATCTTTAAGCAGTTTATCCTCGACAACGAAAAACTGGAAGAAATTCTGGAAGATGAAAGTATTTTCTGGAACGATGATATTGAAATTGTACAAACCTTCGTTATGAAATCCATCCGACAATTTTCGGAGGAAAATGGGGAGAATCAACGCCTTCTGCCAATGTTTAAAGACGACGAAGACCGTCAGTTTGCACTGAAGTTGCTTCACGATACCATCCTTAATGAACAGAAGTACCGTCAACTAATTGAAACCCACAGTGAGAAGTGGGATTTCGACCGTATTGCATTTATGGATATGATTATCATGCAAATTGCATTGGCAGAGATCCATACCTTTGAAACGATCCCCACCAGTGTATCACTCAACGAATATATTGAAATTGCAAAATCTTACAGCACTCCCAAGAGCGGCACCTTTGTCAACGGAATTTTAGACGCAATTGTTGCCGATCTTCGAAAAAATAATATTATTTTTAAACATTAA
- a CDS encoding type IIA DNA topoisomerase subunit B, giving the protein MYIGKLGDGSSSDDGIYVLLKEVMDNSIDEYRMGFGKNIDICIDSGNVSVRDYGRGVPLGKVLDVSSRMNTGAKYDSKAFKKSVGLNGVGIKAVNALSSRFLIESYREGESKSVEYERGHVVNDSPQQSSSQSNGTVIEFTPDTEIFGDYAYRDEHIEPLLKNYVFLNTGLTITFNGKKFYSKNGLEDLLNDNLTTEILYPIIHLHGDDIEVAITHSNQYGEEYYSFVNGQHTTQGGTHLSAFREATARVIKEYFTKNFEYSDIRNGMVAAISVKIEEPVFESQTKTKLGSKDMTPDGVSINKYVSDFLKKELDNYLHKHLETADILQKKILDSEKERKAIAGVTKLARERAKKANLHNRKLRDCRIHYNDSKGNNLDDTCIFITEGDSASGSITKSRDPNLQAVFSLRGKPLNSFGLTKKIVYENEEFNLLQAALNIEEGMDGLRYNKVIIATDADTDGMHIRLLLLTFFLQFFPDLVKKGHVYILQTPLFRVRNKKKTLYCYTEEERLAAIEELGPNPEITRFKGLGEISPDEFKNFIGKDMRLDRVSMRKEDLIKELLEFYMGKNTPDRQTFIIENLVVEEEA; this is encoded by the coding sequence ATGTATATTGGGAAATTGGGAGACGGTTCTTCGTCAGACGACGGTATATATGTCCTGCTGAAAGAAGTAATGGATAATTCCATCGACGAATACCGGATGGGTTTTGGGAAAAACATAGACATCTGTATTGATTCCGGGAATGTAAGTGTGCGTGATTATGGACGGGGTGTGCCGTTGGGAAAGGTGTTGGATGTCTCCTCGCGGATGAACACCGGAGCCAAGTACGACTCCAAGGCGTTTAAAAAATCCGTGGGATTAAACGGTGTTGGGATCAAAGCGGTAAACGCCTTGTCTTCGAGGTTCCTGATCGAAAGTTATAGGGAAGGTGAATCAAAGAGTGTTGAATATGAGCGCGGACATGTAGTAAACGATAGCCCGCAGCAATCTTCTTCGCAAAGCAACGGAACCGTTATCGAGTTTACTCCCGACACCGAAATTTTTGGGGATTATGCTTATCGTGACGAACATATCGAGCCTCTGCTTAAAAATTATGTTTTCCTGAATACGGGGCTGACCATTACGTTTAACGGAAAGAAGTTTTATTCAAAAAACGGGCTCGAAGACCTGCTCAACGACAACCTGACAACTGAGATTCTTTATCCCATCATCCATCTTCACGGTGATGACATTGAAGTAGCGATTACTCATTCCAACCAGTATGGCGAAGAATACTACTCTTTCGTCAACGGCCAGCATACCACACAAGGCGGGACGCATCTTTCCGCTTTTCGTGAGGCAACTGCCCGGGTTATCAAAGAATATTTCACCAAAAATTTCGAATATTCCGATATCCGGAACGGGATGGTGGCTGCCATCAGCGTGAAGATCGAAGAGCCGGTTTTTGAGTCGCAGACAAAAACAAAACTCGGATCAAAGGACATGACCCCCGATGGAGTTTCGATCAATAAATACGTAAGCGACTTCCTGAAGAAGGAGCTGGACAACTACCTGCACAAACACCTGGAGACGGCCGATATCCTTCAGAAAAAAATTCTCGATTCCGAAAAAGAACGAAAAGCCATTGCCGGGGTAACAAAGCTAGCCCGAGAACGGGCAAAAAAAGCAAACTTGCACAACCGGAAGCTACGGGACTGCCGCATCCATTATAACGATTCAAAAGGGAATAATCTCGACGATACCTGTATTTTTATCACGGAAGGTGATTCGGCCAGCGGTTCCATTACCAAAAGTAGAGATCCCAATTTGCAAGCTGTTTTCAGCCTTCGGGGCAAGCCGCTAAACTCTTTCGGACTGACCAAAAAAATCGTTTACGAAAATGAGGAGTTTAATTTGTTGCAGGCAGCCCTTAATATCGAGGAGGGAATGGATGGATTGCGTTACAACAAGGTAATCATCGCTACCGACGCCGATACCGACGGTATGCACATTCGCCTGTTGCTGCTCACGTTTTTCCTGCAATTTTTTCCCGATCTGGTAAAAAAAGGGCATGTTTATATTCTTCAAACACCTCTTTTCCGTGTGCGTAACAAAAAGAAAACCCTGTATTGCTATACGGAGGAGGAACGGCTTGCCGCCATCGAAGAGCTCGGTCCCAACCCTGAAATTACCCGATTTAAGGGTCTTGGTGAAATTTCTCCCGACGAGTTCAAGAATTTTATCGGAAAAGATATGCGGCTTGACAGGGTATCCATGCGAAAAGAAGATCTTATCAAAGAGCTTCTCGAGTTCTATATGGGTAAGAATACTCCCGACCGGCAGACTTTTATCATAGAGAACCTGGTTGTTGAAGAGGAAGCTTAG
- the coaD gene encoding pantetheine-phosphate adenylyltransferase — protein sequence MNNISLSHPHPVSGSPRLRIALFPGTFDPFTIGHESLVRRGLELVDEIVISIGVNEAKKAYFELEKRMEMIRSLYKDEPRVKVGSYDSLTIEFARKMDAKFILRGIRSVNDFEYEKTIADMNRMISGIETFVLFTEPELTHISSSHVRELLRYGHDVSAFVPKGMILG from the coding sequence ATGAACAACATAAGTCTTTCACACCCACACCCCGTCTCCGGATCGCCCCGTCTCCGGATCGCATTATTCCCGGGCACTTTTGATCCGTTCACTATCGGGCACGAGTCGCTGGTACGGCGCGGATTGGAGTTGGTAGACGAAATTGTAATTTCCATTGGTGTGAACGAAGCAAAAAAGGCTTACTTCGAGTTAGAAAAGCGGATGGAGATGATTAGAAGCTTATACAAGGATGAACCCCGGGTGAAAGTTGGGAGCTACGATTCTCTCACTATCGAGTTTGCCCGGAAAATGGATGCAAAGTTCATATTACGGGGAATACGCTCGGTTAATGATTTCGAGTACGAGAAAACCATAGCCGATATGAACCGGATGATTTCGGGAATAGAAACATTTGTATTATTTACCGAGCCTGAACTTACGCACATCAGTTCCTCCCACGTACGTGAATTATTGCGTTACGGACACGATGTGAGCGCTTTTGTTCCGAAAGGGATGATACTTGGATAA
- a CDS encoding S41 family peptidase: MSKTTFFLATLLLVSSLSFGQSRLSPDGVKLERTLQMINGLYVDDVETSHLTEAAIRAMLLELDPHSTYLNKDEVKAMNEPLQGNFDGIGISFNMLTDTLYVMEVISGGPSQKVGLLPGDKIIYVNDSLIAGIKKDNQDVIKMLRGPKGTTVNVRVLRRGTPQLLDFRIVRDKIPIYSIDAKYMVDHHTGYIRLSRFGVSSSEEFLAAEKELKAKGMKNLILDLTGNGGGILQTASDIVDEFLGAGKLVVYTEGKNQPRYDLRTTSAGSFEQGSLVVLVDEGSASASEIVAGAVQDWDRGVVVGRRTFGKGLVQRQLPLPDGTMIRLTVARYYTPTGRSIQKPYEEGNIDAYNRDFFNRVQHGEMWHADSIRFPDSLRFKTLVNKRTVYGGGGIMPDYFVPVDTNSVTDLHRNLIGRGIVNKLAIAEVDKNRARLLKSYSHVEKFKSDYRIPESMITRMKEMAKGEKMEWDDEQFRKSEQFLKIQLKALMARDLFDSSAYFVIINDENDLFREGLRIISNPGVYDELLNGSFSVARK; encoded by the coding sequence ATGTCTAAAACAACTTTTTTTCTTGCAACACTTTTACTGGTATCCTCCTTGTCGTTTGGCCAATCTCGTTTATCCCCTGATGGAGTAAAGCTGGAGAGGACGCTCCAGATGATAAACGGTTTATACGTCGATGACGTTGAAACCTCTCATCTGACAGAAGCGGCCATCCGTGCCATGTTGCTTGAACTCGACCCACACTCCACTTACCTCAACAAGGATGAGGTGAAAGCGATGAACGAACCGTTACAAGGCAATTTTGACGGTATTGGAATCTCGTTCAATATGCTTACCGATACACTTTACGTAATGGAAGTCATTTCAGGCGGACCTTCACAAAAGGTGGGTCTCCTGCCCGGCGATAAAATTATTTACGTAAATGATTCGCTTATTGCCGGTATAAAAAAGGATAACCAGGATGTTATAAAGATGCTCCGAGGTCCCAAAGGCACAACCGTGAACGTGAGGGTTTTGCGTCGTGGAACTCCGCAGTTGCTGGACTTCAGAATCGTTCGCGACAAGATCCCCATTTACAGTATCGATGCCAAATACATGGTGGATCATCATACCGGATACATCCGTTTAAGCCGCTTTGGGGTCAGTTCATCCGAAGAATTTCTGGCAGCAGAGAAAGAACTGAAAGCAAAAGGAATGAAAAACCTTATTCTCGACCTGACCGGAAACGGAGGAGGTATTTTGCAAACGGCATCGGATATTGTGGATGAATTCCTGGGTGCCGGGAAATTGGTGGTATATACCGAAGGGAAGAACCAGCCTCGGTATGATTTACGCACAACGTCGGCAGGAAGCTTTGAACAGGGGAGCCTGGTTGTTCTCGTGGATGAAGGTTCGGCGTCGGCAAGTGAAATAGTGGCCGGGGCCGTTCAGGATTGGGATCGGGGTGTGGTGGTTGGCCGCCGGACTTTCGGAAAGGGGTTGGTGCAACGTCAACTTCCGCTTCCCGACGGAACGATGATCCGGTTGACCGTTGCCCGGTATTACACACCTACGGGCAGAAGCATCCAGAAGCCTTACGAAGAAGGCAATATCGACGCATACAACCGTGATTTCTTCAACCGGGTACAACACGGTGAAATGTGGCACGCCGACAGTATCCGTTTCCCCGATTCGTTAAGGTTCAAGACGCTTGTCAACAAGCGCACTGTTTACGGTGGAGGCGGGATCATGCCCGACTATTTTGTACCTGTGGACACGAACTCGGTAACGGATTTACACCGTAACCTTATTGGCCGGGGAATAGTCAACAAACTCGCTATTGCCGAAGTGGACAAAAACCGGGCAAGATTGTTAAAATCATATTCCCACGTCGAAAAATTCAAGTCGGATTACCGGATTCCCGAATCCATGATAACCCGGATGAAGGAAATGGCAAAAGGAGAAAAAATGGAATGGGACGATGAGCAATTCCGGAAGTCGGAACAATTTTTGAAAATACAGCTCAAGGCACTGATGGCTAGGGATCTGTTTGATTCATCCGCCTATTTTGTTATCATCAATGACGAAAATGATCTTTTCAGGGAAGGCTTGCGTATCATCAGCAATCCCGGGGTTTATGACGAACTCTTAAACGGATCGTTCTCTGTAGCCCGAAAGTAA
- a CDS encoding DUF1080 domain-containing protein produces MKSRFFLLCTTLLMTMVFASCEPSAKHNVLTEAEKAEGWQLLFDGETLNGWRDYNGDSLTAPWFAENGMIQAKGEGADEHGYIVTDKLYENFELVWDWKVADGGNSGVLYHVVENPKFAVPYVTGPEYQLIDNLGFPDPLEEWQKTAADYAMYVPDTAKLIIKPAGEWNTSKIVFDNGHVEHWLNGEKVIEFEAWTEDWFARKNSGKWENAPEYGLARKGVICLQDHGSAAWFRNVKIKELPRKTQEVNLFNGVDLTGWEAYGTEKWYVQDGLLVCESGPDKQYGYLATREYYDNFDLSVEFKQEADGNSGVFIRSFIEPGAIVNGWQVEVAPKGNDTGGIYESYERGWLVQIPDEKEEILKVGDWNTLRIVVNGDNVKTYLNGEEMVDLTDEKIGKAQGRIALQIHDGGGIKVLWRNLKLQTL; encoded by the coding sequence ATGAAATCAAGATTTTTTTTATTGTGCACAACACTGCTTATGACAATGGTATTTGCTTCTTGTGAACCTTCTGCGAAACACAATGTGTTGACGGAAGCTGAGAAAGCCGAAGGTTGGCAGCTCCTTTTCGATGGAGAGACCCTGAACGGTTGGCGCGATTACAATGGCGATTCATTAACCGCTCCGTGGTTTGCCGAAAACGGTATGATTCAGGCAAAAGGCGAGGGCGCGGATGAACACGGTTACATTGTAACGGATAAATTGTATGAAAACTTTGAATTGGTGTGGGACTGGAAAGTCGCCGACGGTGGAAACAGCGGGGTGCTGTATCACGTGGTGGAAAATCCCAAATTTGCGGTACCGTACGTTACGGGGCCAGAATATCAGTTGATTGATAATCTCGGATTTCCCGATCCGCTGGAAGAATGGCAGAAAACGGCTGCTGATTATGCCATGTATGTTCCCGATACGGCGAAACTCATTATTAAACCCGCAGGAGAATGGAACACCTCGAAAATCGTTTTTGATAACGGACATGTTGAGCATTGGCTGAACGGTGAAAAGGTGATCGAATTTGAAGCGTGGACAGAAGATTGGTTTGCACGCAAAAATAGCGGAAAATGGGAAAATGCACCCGAATACGGCCTGGCTCGTAAAGGTGTTATCTGTTTGCAAGACCACGGATCGGCAGCCTGGTTCCGCAACGTGAAAATCAAAGAACTTCCCCGTAAAACCCAGGAAGTAAATCTTTTCAACGGTGTTGACCTGACTGGATGGGAGGCTTACGGAACCGAAAAATGGTATGTTCAGGACGGATTGTTGGTTTGTGAAAGCGGGCCTGATAAACAATATGGCTATCTGGCTACTCGTGAGTATTACGACAATTTCGACCTTTCGGTAGAATTTAAACAGGAAGCCGATGGAAACTCGGGAGTTTTCATTCGTTCATTTATTGAACCGGGGGCTATTGTGAATGGCTGGCAAGTTGAAGTTGCTCCCAAAGGAAATGATACAGGAGGCATTTATGAGTCTTACGAAAGGGGTTGGCTCGTACAGATCCCTGACGAAAAAGAGGAGATCCTGAAAGTGGGCGATTGGAACACTTTACGCATTGTTGTTAATGGCGATAACGTGAAAACCTACCTCAACGGCGAGGAAATGGTGGATCTGACCGACGAGAAAATCGGAAAGGCACAGGGCCGTATTGCCTTGCAAATCCACGATGGAGGAGGTATCAAAGTGCTTTGGAGAAATTTGAAGTTGCAGACGCTGTAA
- a CDS encoding dihydroorotate dehydrogenase-like protein: MKNLETTFMGIKLDNPVILGASNMSSHLDQLKKAEQQGIGAVVYKTLFEEQVQLENLQLDERLSQYAHIHAEMTSIHPDVDFSDIDYHLSRLRKTKESLSVPVFASLNAVNRESWISYARMLEQTGIDGIEVNLYQTPVDFSSSSESVENNQIAIVEEVKKAVSVPVSVKLSSDYTNILHFAKKLDEAKVGSLVLFNAFFQPDIDIQKEKHKKVFNLTQKGDYKKTLRYTGMLYGNIKADICSSRGVFTGEDVVKLILSGATTVQVVSSVYKHGVERIASIKNGITEWMQQKGYNNLDEFRGKLANVNLDKNEHSLVYKRAQYVDLMLTSETIFGNFQ; the protein is encoded by the coding sequence ATGAAAAATCTTGAAACTACCTTTATGGGAATAAAACTGGACAATCCGGTTATATTGGGCGCCAGCAATATGTCGTCACACCTCGACCAGCTAAAAAAGGCTGAACAGCAAGGCATTGGAGCTGTAGTTTATAAAACCTTGTTTGAAGAGCAGGTACAGTTGGAAAACCTGCAATTGGATGAAAGGTTAAGCCAGTACGCACACATTCACGCAGAAATGACCAGTATTCATCCCGATGTAGATTTTTCCGATATCGATTATCACTTGTCAAGACTTCGTAAAACGAAGGAAAGTTTGTCCGTACCTGTGTTTGCCAGCCTTAATGCTGTGAATAGAGAATCCTGGATAAGCTATGCCAGGATGTTAGAACAAACCGGGATTGACGGGATTGAAGTAAATCTTTATCAGACCCCCGTCGATTTTAGTAGCAGCAGTGAAAGTGTTGAAAACAATCAAATAGCTATCGTTGAAGAGGTAAAGAAAGCCGTGTCCGTTCCCGTAAGCGTGAAGTTGAGTTCGGATTATACGAACATCCTTCATTTCGCGAAAAAGCTGGACGAAGCAAAGGTAGGTTCCTTAGTCCTTTTCAATGCATTTTTCCAACCCGATATTGATATTCAGAAGGAAAAGCATAAAAAGGTTTTTAACCTTACCCAAAAAGGCGATTACAAAAAAACGCTGAGATATACTGGAATGTTGTACGGCAATATTAAAGCTGATATTTGCAGTAGCCGGGGAGTTTTCACCGGAGAAGATGTGGTGAAGCTGATCCTGTCGGGTGCAACAACAGTGCAGGTTGTCAGCTCGGTATATAAACACGGCGTAGAAAGAATTGCCTCCATAAAGAACGGCATAACAGAGTGGATGCAACAGAAGGGATACAACAACCTTGATGAGTTCAGGGGCAAACTGGCTAATGTCAATTTAGACAAAAACGAACATTCACTGGTTTATAAAAGGGCGCAATATGTTGATTTGATGCTGACTTCGGAAACTATTTTCGGAAATTTTCAATAA
- a CDS encoding SMP-30/gluconolactonase/LRE family protein, with protein sequence MKVVTGLVLLICCSSVCGQKNSIIAKNAKIEKVGTGYSFTEGPAVSGEGRVYFTDQPNDRIYVWEEGKGISLWAEGTGRSNGLYVDADGQLVSCADLHNQIVRFGKDKKMQVVYEKYDGKQLNGPNDLWITPKGGIYFTDPYYHRNYWRDGHTEVQDVRGVYYLSPGGEVTRVIDDYKQPNGLIGTPDGKTLYVADINGGKIWKYDIQSDGTLSNKTFLAPHGSDGMTIDNKGNVYLTMGKVLVYSPKGELIREIEVPESPSNVCFGGKKRNILFITARTSVYTLKMSVKGVDLHSLP encoded by the coding sequence ATGAAGGTTGTAACAGGATTGGTTTTATTGATCTGTTGCAGTTCTGTTTGCGGACAGAAAAACAGTATCATTGCGAAAAATGCGAAAATTGAAAAAGTGGGGACCGGTTATTCTTTTACCGAGGGCCCGGCCGTTTCGGGAGAGGGTAGGGTCTATTTTACCGATCAGCCGAACGATCGCATTTATGTCTGGGAAGAAGGAAAAGGCATTTCTCTGTGGGCTGAAGGGACCGGAAGATCCAACGGATTGTATGTTGATGCTGACGGTCAATTGGTCTCCTGTGCTGATTTACACAACCAGATCGTGCGTTTCGGGAAAGATAAAAAAATGCAGGTTGTATATGAAAAGTACGATGGAAAACAGTTGAACGGTCCCAACGACTTATGGATTACCCCCAAAGGGGGCATCTATTTCACCGACCCTTATTATCACCGGAACTACTGGCGGGACGGGCATACTGAAGTTCAGGATGTGCGGGGAGTCTATTACCTAAGCCCTGGTGGAGAGGTAACCCGGGTTATCGACGATTATAAGCAACCCAACGGATTAATCGGTACGCCTGACGGAAAAACGTTGTATGTTGCCGATATAAATGGCGGGAAGATATGGAAGTACGACATCCAGTCGGATGGTACCCTGAGCAACAAGACTTTTCTTGCACCCCATGGTTCCGACGGAATGACCATAGATAACAAAGGAAATGTCTACCTGACCATGGGAAAAGTTTTGGTGTACTCCCCCAAAGGCGAACTTATCCGGGAAATCGAGGTTCCCGAAAGCCCTTCAAATGTTTGTTTTGGGGGGAAAAAAAGAAACATCCTGTTTATCACCGCCCGGACTTCGGTATACACCTTGAAAATGAGTGTGAAAGGAGTTGATCTTCACTCTTTGCCATAA